A region of Zootoca vivipara chromosome 15, rZooViv1.1, whole genome shotgun sequence DNA encodes the following proteins:
- the LAYN gene encoding layilin, which translates to MRLRGRGGGAAAGSNLLLLLLLLLLLAAFCGAAGGQGTRLLSAADLILQRGHAICRGGTQRPCYKIVYLHNVVRRVGFKEALQACRRDGGDLVSIETQSEQKLIEKMIGSFSASDGDFWIGLRRESDPDNSTECPNLYSWSDGSLSTFRNWYADEPSCGSEVCVVMYHQPSAPAGDGGPYMFQWNDDSCSMKNNFICKYPQEKPTAASEINTSQAGESTESFTPTSPEEPIPEVATNKTFKEAKEPVWSLAYFLIPSIPVLLLLVVITAIFSFWLYAKRRREQTEMNAKEHDTWLSPKRQNSPSLEIYNVIRKQSETDLARTRPDIKNSSFRVRPGEDTPDDLSGDYDNMAVNTSESGFVTLASTESGFVTNDIYELCNDRVGRSKESAWVENEIYGY; encoded by the exons ATGCGGCTCCGGGGACGCGGCGGAGGAGCCGCCGCGGGGAgcaacttgctgctgctgctgctgctgctgctactactggcTGCCTTCTGCggggcggcgggcgggcaggggaCGCGGCTGCTCAGCG CTGCGGATCTGATTCTTCAGAGAG GACATGCCATTTGCCGTGGAGGAACCCAACGCCCGTGCTACAAGATCGTTTACTTACATAATGTTGTACGCAGGGTTGGCTTTAAAGAAGCTCTTCAGGCCTGTAGGAGAGATGGAGGAGACCTAGTCAGTATAGAAACACAGTCAGAACAGAAACTGATTGAGAAGATGATTGGGAGCTTTTCAGCATCAGATGGCGACTTCTGGATAGGGCTTAGGAGAGAATCAGATCCTGACAACAGCACTGAATGCCCAAACTTGTACTCTTGGTCAGATGGAAGTTTGTCCACGTTTCG AAACTGGTACGCAGACGAGCCCTCTTGCGGAAGTGAAGTCTGTGTTGTGATGTACCACCAACCCTCAGCACCTGCAGGCGATGGGGGGCCGTATATGTTTCAGTGGAATGATGACAGCTGCAGCATGAAAAACAACTTCATTTGCAAATATCCCCAGG AAAAGCCAACAGCTGCCTCTGAAATTAATACCTCTCAAGCAG GAGAGTCAACAGAGAGCTTTACACCCACATCCCCAGAGGAACCCATTCCTGAAGTTGCAACTAATAAAACTTTCAAAGAAGCTAAAG AGCCTGTTTGGAGCCTTGCCTACTTCTTAATCCCCAGCATTCCTGTGCTGCTTCTCCTCGTGGTCATCACAGCCATTTTCAGCTTTTGGCTTTATGCAAAGAG GAGACGGGAGCAAACAGAGATGAATGCAAAGGAACACGATACCTGGCTATCCCCCAAGAGACAGAACAGCCCCAGTTTGGAGATATACAATGTAATCAGAAAACAGTCAGAAACAGATCTCGCTAGGACCAGACCAGACATTAAGAACTCTTCTTTCCGGGTCCGTCCTGGAGAAGATACTCCTGATGACCTCTCTGGGGACTATGACAATATGGCTGTCAATACCTCGGAGAGTGGCTTTGTGACTTTGGCCAGCACTGAAAGTGGATTTGTCACCAATGACATATACGAACTGTGCAATGACAGAGTGGGGCGAAGCAAAGAATCAGCCTGGGTAGAAAATGAGATCTATGGCTATTAA